In Paenibacillus kyungheensis, the following are encoded in one genomic region:
- a CDS encoding glutaredoxin family protein: MSSTIETTANQGQHIILWSKTGCHFCGEIKNYLELNNHHYTNLEVAGNDGLRDVLEAKYGIRHVPVVEVGRNGTYTAFLETDLEGLAQLLAQEAESAQSSATVI; the protein is encoded by the coding sequence ATGTCATCAACAATTGAAACTACTGCAAATCAAGGTCAACATATTATTTTGTGGAGTAAAACAGGATGCCACTTCTGCGGGGAGATTAAGAACTATCTAGAATTAAATAATCATCATTATACCAATCTAGAAGTTGCAGGTAACGATGGTCTACGCGATGTACTTGAAGCTAAATACGGTATCCGGCATGTGCCTGTCGTCGAAGTAGGTCGTAATGGCACATATACTGCATTTTTAGAAACTGATTTGGAAGGGTTGGCTCAGTTGTTAGCTCAAGAAGCAGAATCGGCTCAATCCTCAGCAACCGTAATTTAA
- a CDS encoding carbohydrate ABC transporter permease, with product MMNRKTLWFFMLPGLLLYTGLFVYPAVSGLFYSFTNWDGVSTSYDFVGISNYKDSFDSIVFRKAFFNNVKFMLTVVIIQTIVSLVLALILAKNTRTRVFLRALYFFPAILSSVSVGLIWSFIYDPSLGLLNTALTSGGLEQFTASWTGDANIALYAIAFVQIWAHAGQMMIVFIAGLHAIPEELMEAARIDGATRFQIFRKVTWPLLAPSATIVVSYTTIQSFKAFDLIFVMTDGGPNYATEILTTYIYHLAFSNYSFGLASAGSMIFLVLLGLLTMAQFKALRRGGANG from the coding sequence ATGATGAATCGCAAAACACTTTGGTTCTTTATGCTACCCGGACTGTTATTATATACAGGGCTATTTGTTTATCCAGCCGTATCTGGTTTATTTTATTCTTTTACCAATTGGGATGGCGTATCGACTTCTTATGATTTTGTAGGGATATCTAATTACAAAGATAGCTTCGATAGTATTGTGTTTCGCAAAGCATTTTTTAATAATGTGAAATTTATGTTAACGGTTGTTATTATTCAGACGATTGTGTCGTTGGTTCTTGCATTAATTCTTGCTAAAAATACACGTACTCGTGTGTTTTTACGTGCATTGTACTTTTTTCCAGCGATCTTATCGTCTGTATCGGTAGGGTTAATCTGGTCGTTTATTTATGATCCTTCTCTGGGATTGTTAAATACTGCTTTAACCAGTGGTGGATTGGAGCAATTTACAGCGAGCTGGACAGGAGATGCCAATATTGCGCTATATGCTATCGCGTTTGTGCAAATATGGGCGCATGCCGGACAGATGATGATTGTATTTATTGCCGGTCTACATGCGATTCCAGAAGAGTTAATGGAAGCCGCACGTATTGATGGAGCGACACGTTTCCAGATTTTCCGCAAAGTCACATGGCCATTACTTGCACCATCTGCAACGATTGTTGTATCGTACACAACGATTCAATCATTCAAAGCGTTTGATCTGATCTTTGTTATGACAGATGGTGGGCCTAACTATGCGACTGAAATTCTGACAACGTATATTTATCATCTGGCGTTCTCGAATTATTCATTTGGTCTAGCCTCCGCAGGTTCGATGATTTTCCTTGTACTGCTAGGACTGTTAACGATGGCGCAATTTAAAGCTCTTCGTAGAGGCGGTGCTAACGGATGA
- a CDS encoding sensor histidine kinase, translating to MQKSQDFLKYLFLFRLLLTMIIIYNLTIYYMDHSFLVWMLFFVTMCFYVFMLWSSIKLSITYIIVFTLFLFSMIWLSAYISKEPQDYNSVLWAWFVILSFISSREQKVATVVLIIVGVVMLISGLDNGYPYSLIVVLASIYFGIHSLSRYIGVLKINSEQLKELEQVHMELQRTYAELQDSTVQSIRYAALTERTRIAGEIHDGLGHHFTSLIVQMQALKWMIKQDPERAESTVDQLLDVSRQGLAEVRSVVKDWSVHEGGIEGLQELATQITHRAGLQLSFNAQGTFSIWGELIDSVLYRVLQESLTNIIRHAEANTVEITITETAQHVQLSIADDGKYRRDQPLQYGFGIQNMIRRCETIHGQCTFAARPQGGLWIKVTLPLNNHPITKN from the coding sequence TTGCAAAAATCACAAGATTTTTTAAAGTATTTATTTTTATTCCGTTTATTATTAACGATGATTATTATTTATAATCTAACCATTTATTATATGGATCATTCTTTTCTTGTGTGGATGCTGTTTTTTGTCACGATGTGTTTTTACGTATTTATGCTATGGTCTAGTATTAAATTGTCGATTACTTATATTATCGTTTTTACGCTTTTTTTGTTCTCAATGATCTGGCTTTCTGCTTATATTTCCAAAGAACCTCAAGATTATAATTCTGTTCTATGGGCATGGTTTGTGATATTAAGCTTTATTTCAAGTCGAGAGCAAAAAGTAGCAACTGTAGTATTGATTATAGTAGGCGTAGTCATGTTAATTTCCGGGCTAGACAATGGTTATCCATATAGTCTGATTGTCGTGCTTGCCAGTATCTATTTTGGCATTCACAGTCTTAGCCGTTATATTGGTGTGCTGAAGATTAACAGTGAACAACTTAAAGAACTGGAACAAGTTCATATGGAGCTACAACGAACTTATGCAGAATTGCAGGACAGTACTGTCCAATCGATACGTTATGCTGCATTAACCGAACGTACGCGGATAGCAGGAGAGATTCACGATGGATTAGGTCATCATTTCACTTCGCTTATTGTACAGATGCAAGCTTTGAAATGGATGATCAAGCAAGATCCTGAACGCGCTGAATCAACTGTCGATCAGTTGCTCGATGTATCCAGACAAGGTCTTGCGGAAGTTCGTAGTGTGGTGAAAGATTGGTCTGTGCACGAAGGTGGTATCGAAGGTCTGCAAGAATTAGCGACTCAGATCACCCATCGTGCAGGGTTACAATTAAGCTTTAACGCTCAAGGGACTTTTAGTATATGGGGCGAATTAATTGATAGCGTATTATATCGTGTATTACAAGAGTCATTAACTAATATTATCCGCCATGCTGAAGCCAATACGGTTGAGATTACTATTACTGAGACTGCTCAGCATGTCCAACTTTCAATCGCTGATGATGGTAAGTATCGTAGAGATCAACCGTTACAATACGGATTCGGTATCCAAAATATGATTCGCCGTTGTGAAACGATACACGGTCAATGTACATTTGCTGCTCGTCCACAAGGCGGTCTCTGGATCAAAGTGACACTGCCTCTGAATAATCACCCGATCACTAAAAATTAA
- a CDS encoding response regulator, translating to MSSTEPIRIMLADDQALIRQGIRYVLDLQADMQVVAEAATGQEAIQLALQYRPHLILMDIQMPELSGIDATRRILSVHPEIKIILLTTFDVQDYVIDGIRAGASGYLLKDIDMNDMIVGIRSILAGGAIYNSTTAGGALIQLLGENESAYPPNSSYVPAPVLEPLTDRELEVLQAMAYGRRNFEIAEELYVSESTIKTHVHNIIQKLGVKDRTQAVVTAIRQQLVK from the coding sequence ATGAGTTCAACAGAGCCTATACGTATTATGTTAGCAGATGATCAAGCTCTTATCCGGCAAGGGATTCGTTATGTACTTGATCTACAAGCCGATATGCAAGTGGTTGCTGAAGCCGCAACAGGTCAAGAAGCGATCCAATTAGCATTACAATATCGTCCACATCTTATTTTAATGGATATCCAGATGCCTGAATTGTCAGGTATAGATGCTACCCGCCGTATTCTATCGGTACATCCTGAGATCAAAATCATTTTACTGACTACATTTGATGTTCAAGACTATGTGATTGATGGGATACGTGCAGGTGCTTCTGGTTATTTGCTCAAAGATATTGATATGAATGATATGATTGTCGGGATTCGGTCGATTCTGGCAGGCGGTGCAATCTATAATAGTACAACTGCTGGAGGAGCACTCATTCAACTATTAGGTGAAAATGAATCGGCATACCCACCCAACTCTTCCTATGTTCCAGCGCCTGTGTTAGAGCCATTAACAGATCGTGAACTAGAAGTATTGCAAGCGATGGCTTATGGCAGACGTAATTTTGAAATTGCAGAAGAATTATATGTATCCGAAAGTACAATCAAAACACATGTGCATAATATTATTCAAAAGTTAGGTGTAAAAGACCGTACACAAGCTGTCGTGACTGCAATCCGTCAGCAGTTGGTAAAATAG
- a CDS encoding carbohydrate ABC transporter permease — MKWIGRIIMVLYALLVAAPLYFVITSSFKTSQAFFANPLSWPNPWTIQNFISIFDAQPMWQYFWNSARVTLSTVALDLFLGSLIAYAIIRLGGRMGRYTFVYFVAGLIIPSQVSMLPLYSLVRQIGWSDNLGALVLVTAAGLLPLTVFTLTGFMEMLSKEMMEAGSIDGASEWKIYWRLVLPLSGPSLAATAAFLFVMVWNDLLIPMLLINSTDKLTLPLALMQFRGEYVTDYTLLLTGVVITAVPMVILFIFLQRFFVTGMTAGSVKG; from the coding sequence ATGAAATGGATCGGACGTATCATTATGGTGCTGTATGCTCTGCTTGTAGCAGCACCATTGTATTTTGTAATCACATCTTCGTTCAAAACAAGTCAGGCGTTTTTTGCTAATCCATTAAGCTGGCCGAATCCCTGGACGATTCAAAATTTTATATCAATTTTTGATGCTCAACCGATGTGGCAGTATTTCTGGAATAGTGCTCGTGTGACACTAAGTACTGTCGCTCTTGATCTATTTCTAGGCAGTCTAATTGCGTATGCGATTATTCGTCTAGGTGGACGTATGGGAAGATATACTTTTGTTTATTTTGTGGCTGGCTTAATTATTCCGTCACAGGTTAGTATGCTGCCACTGTATTCATTAGTACGCCAAATTGGTTGGTCTGATAATCTTGGCGCATTGGTTCTAGTAACGGCAGCAGGGTTATTGCCTTTAACTGTGTTTACACTAACAGGATTTATGGAAATGTTAAGCAAAGAGATGATGGAAGCGGGTAGTATTGATGGTGCAAGTGAATGGAAAATTTACTGGCGTCTAGTCTTGCCATTATCTGGGCCTTCACTTGCAGCAACCGCCGCATTTCTATTTGTAATGGTCTGGAATGATCTATTGATTCCAATGTTGCTGATTAATAGTACTGACAAATTAACATTGCCACTGGCTTTGATGCAGTTCCGCGGCGAGTATGTCACCGACTATACGTTGCTATTAACAGGAGTGGTGATTACCGCAGTACCGATGGTTATTTTGTTTATTTTCTTACAACGTTTCTTTGTTACAGGAATGACCGCAGGATCGGTCAAAGGGTAA